One window from the genome of Bacillus weihaiensis encodes:
- a CDS encoding cysteine hydrolase family protein, with amino-acid sequence MSENKLALIIVDVQKAFDDEKWGERNNLNAEENISKILQLWREKGWSVIHIQHTSDNPSSVFYPKNEGFAIKEIVEPIDKEVIITKKVNSSFIGTNLLEFLKVNGIATVVITGLTTPHCVSTTTRMSGNLGFATYLISDATAAFGMKDHNDNYYDAATIHNISLATLHDEFATILTTEQLINDFIK; translated from the coding sequence ATGTCGGAAAATAAATTGGCTTTAATTATAGTTGATGTACAAAAAGCTTTTGATGATGAAAAATGGGGAGAGCGAAATAACTTAAATGCAGAAGAGAATATTAGTAAGATACTTCAACTATGGAGAGAAAAAGGATGGTCAGTAATACACATACAACACACTTCTGATAATCCTAGTTCTGTATTTTATCCAAAGAATGAGGGGTTTGCTATAAAAGAAATAGTTGAACCCATTGATAAAGAAGTAATTATAACGAAGAAAGTAAATAGCAGTTTTATTGGTACAAATTTATTAGAGTTCTTAAAAGTAAATGGAATAGCAACAGTTGTAATAACTGGTTTAACTACACCTCACTGTGTATCAACAACAACAAGAATGAGTGGTAATTTAGGATTTGCTACATACCTAATTTCAGATGCAACAGCAGCCTTCGGTATGAAGGACCACAATGATAACTATTATGATGCAGCAACTATACATAATATATCGTTAGCTACATTGCACGATGAATTTGCCACAATACTGACAACAGAGCAATTAATAAATGATTTTATAAAATAA
- the ltrA gene encoding group II intron reverse transcriptase/maturase: MQALRYWDYYDMTDTFTDLHQRAKNKETFHYLYDIITSRNNILLAYRTIKSNKGSKTPGTDGKTILDIEKRTENELIEEVQRQLKNYRPKKVRRKLIEKDNGKMRPLGIPCILDRIIQQCFKQVLEPIAEAHFYNHSYGFRPLRSTHHAMARIQFLVNHSKLHYVVDIDIKGFFDNINHTLLIKQLWSIGIRDRQVLACIAKMLKAEIDGEGIPTKGSPQGGLLSPLLSNIVLNELDQWVANQWELFPLHKSFKSREGELLAKKRTHLKEGYLVRYADDFKILCRDWKTAEKWYHAVKLFLKERLKLDISPEKSKIINLRKHASAFLGFTILANRKGKKRVAHTFVRAEKVQKIKAETKKRIEILRSSPTAENALRFNSFVLGLHNYFCRATHVNLAFSRLAYEIGAMMYNRLKPIGKYSHPTNAPPTYKKFYSLGFKTFEIAGIHLFPLANVQTKNVISFTQSRTPFTMEGREQIIKNLQKNIKHEIALLLESKIPTRSVEYMDNRISRYSMKKGICEITGLFLQAQDVHCHHYIPIHLEGSDKFHNLRILHKDVHKLIHMKDSAKIDLLKKILGITEPMLKKINKYREKCELEII, encoded by the coding sequence GTGCAAGCTCTACGATACTGGGATTATTATGATATGACTGACACCTTTACAGACTTACATCAACGGGCAAAAAATAAAGAAACGTTCCATTATCTATACGACATTATCACGTCGAGGAATAATATTTTATTAGCTTATCGAACAATTAAGTCAAATAAAGGGTCGAAGACTCCCGGTACAGATGGGAAAACCATATTAGATATCGAGAAACGAACCGAGAATGAATTAATAGAAGAAGTACAGAGACAGCTCAAGAATTATCGTCCAAAGAAAGTAAGACGGAAACTGATAGAAAAAGATAATGGCAAAATGCGACCATTAGGCATTCCATGCATCCTCGATAGAATTATTCAACAGTGTTTTAAACAAGTGCTAGAGCCAATCGCGGAAGCTCACTTTTACAACCACAGTTACGGATTTAGACCTCTACGGTCTACCCACCATGCAATGGCAAGAATACAATTTTTAGTTAATCATTCAAAACTTCATTACGTTGTAGACATTGATATTAAGGGATTCTTTGACAATATCAATCACACACTACTAATTAAACAACTATGGAGTATAGGCATTCGAGACAGACAAGTCCTCGCATGTATTGCTAAAATGTTAAAAGCCGAGATTGATGGCGAGGGTATCCCTACTAAAGGCTCTCCGCAAGGTGGGTTGTTATCGCCGCTGCTATCGAACATTGTTTTAAATGAGCTAGACCAATGGGTGGCGAATCAATGGGAACTATTCCCCCTTCATAAATCATTCAAGTCTAGGGAAGGTGAACTTCTCGCGAAAAAGCGCACTCATCTAAAAGAAGGTTATCTGGTACGTTACGCAGATGACTTCAAAATACTTTGTCGAGATTGGAAAACAGCTGAAAAATGGTATCATGCAGTAAAGCTATTCCTAAAAGAACGTCTAAAACTTGATATATCACCAGAAAAATCGAAGATTATTAATCTACGTAAGCATGCATCTGCTTTTCTTGGATTTACCATACTCGCAAATCGTAAAGGTAAAAAAAGAGTGGCTCACACTTTTGTTCGAGCCGAGAAAGTACAGAAGATAAAAGCTGAAACAAAGAAACGGATTGAAATACTTCGCTCTTCACCAACAGCTGAAAATGCTTTGCGTTTTAATAGTTTTGTCTTAGGGTTACATAATTACTTCTGCAGAGCTACACACGTTAATTTAGCGTTCTCGCGTCTTGCTTATGAAATAGGTGCAATGATGTACAATCGTCTTAAGCCTATCGGGAAATATTCACATCCAACGAATGCACCACCAACTTATAAGAAATTTTATAGTTTGGGGTTCAAGACATTTGAAATTGCTGGTATTCACCTTTTCCCACTCGCCAATGTTCAGACAAAAAACGTTATTAGCTTCACACAAAGTCGAACACCATTCACGATGGAGGGACGAGAGCAGATTATTAAAAATTTGCAAAAGAATATTAAGCATGAAATAGCTTTATTACTGGAATCGAAAATCCCGACACGGAGTGTCGAATATATGGACAACCGAATTAGTCGATACAGTATGAAAAAAGGAATCTGTGAAATCACGGGATTATTCCTCCAAGCACAAGATGTGCACTGTCATCACTATATTCCTATACATCTGGAAGGAAGTGACAAGTTTCATAACTTACGCATCCTTCACAAAGATGTACATAAACTTATCCATATGAAAGATTCAGCTAAGATAGATTTACTCAAGAAAATTCTGGGCATCACAGAACCGATGCTTAAGAAAATCAATAAATATCGGGAAAAATGTGAGTTAGAAATTATATAA
- a CDS encoding glycine C-acetyltransferase gives MMKGFEYLQAELDDMKGNGTFRQLIPLESEQGAKVIIGGKEVIQLSSNNYLGLTGHPRLRKAALKAVEKYGAGTGSVRTIAGTFSMHDELEKKLATFKHTEAALVFQSGFTTNQGVLSSILTKEDVVISDELNHASIIDGIRLTKAARKVYKHVDIADLERVLQDSASYRVKVIVTDGVFSMDGNIAPLPEIVELAEKYNALVMVDDAHASGVLGENGRGTVNHFGLDGRVHIQVGTLSKAVGVLGGYVASSKTLIDYLIHKGRPFLFSTSHPPAVTAACIEAIDVLIEEPQLIEKLWDNTKFFKDGLTKLGFNTGKSETPVTPVVVGDEALSHQFSDKLLEYGVFAQGIAFPTVAKGLARVRTIVTAEHSKDDLQKALDIFEKAGKELNII, from the coding sequence ATAATGAAAGGATTTGAATATTTACAAGCAGAATTAGATGATATGAAAGGTAATGGTACGTTTCGTCAGTTAATTCCACTTGAAAGTGAACAAGGTGCTAAGGTAATAATTGGTGGTAAGGAAGTAATCCAGCTTTCTTCTAACAATTATTTAGGATTAACAGGCCATCCTCGTTTACGTAAAGCTGCACTTAAAGCGGTAGAAAAATATGGAGCAGGAACAGGTTCAGTTAGAACGATTGCTGGAACATTTTCCATGCACGATGAATTAGAGAAAAAGCTGGCAACTTTTAAACATACCGAAGCAGCACTCGTCTTTCAATCTGGCTTTACTACAAATCAAGGAGTCCTTTCCTCCATTTTAACGAAGGAAGACGTTGTTATTTCTGATGAACTCAATCATGCTTCTATCATTGATGGAATTCGTTTAACAAAAGCCGCTAGAAAAGTATATAAACATGTAGATATAGCAGACCTAGAACGAGTACTACAGGATTCAGCATCCTATCGTGTAAAGGTGATTGTTACGGACGGTGTATTCTCAATGGATGGCAATATTGCACCGCTACCAGAGATTGTTGAATTAGCTGAAAAATACAATGCACTAGTTATGGTAGACGACGCACATGCATCAGGTGTGTTAGGTGAAAATGGTCGTGGTACAGTTAATCATTTTGGGCTAGATGGTAGAGTACATATCCAAGTAGGTACACTGAGTAAAGCAGTTGGTGTATTAGGCGGTTACGTGGCAAGCTCAAAAACACTTATTGATTATCTTATTCATAAAGGACGTCCTTTTTTATTTAGTACTTCGCATCCTCCCGCAGTTACAGCTGCTTGTATAGAGGCCATTGATGTACTCATTGAAGAGCCTCAGTTGATAGAAAAACTATGGGATAATACGAAATTCTTCAAAGATGGTTTAACAAAACTAGGCTTTAATACGGGAAAAAGTGAGACACCTGTTACTCCTGTAGTTGTTGGAGATGAAGCATTATCTCATCAATTTTCTGATAAATTACTGGAATATGGTGTATTTGCTCAAGGAATTGCCTTTCCTACTGTTGCGAAAGGACTAGCGAGAGTTCGTACCATTGTTACCGCAGAGCATTCAAAGGATGATCTTCAAAAAGCATTGGACATCTTTGAAAAAGCAGGAAAAGAATTAAATATCATCTAA
- a CDS encoding 2-oxoacid:ferredoxin oxidoreductase subunit beta, giving the protein MATFKDFRNNVKPNWCPGCGDFSVQAAIQRAAANVGLTPDELAVVSGIGCSGRISGYINSYGFHGIHGRSLPIAQGVKMANKDLTVIASGGDGDGFAIGMGHTIHAIRRNLDITYIVMDNQIYGLTKGQTSPRSDAGFVTKSTPQGSIESALSVMEMALTAGATFVAQSFSTDLKDLTALIEAGINHKGFSLINVFSPCVTYNKVNTYDWFKENLTKLANVEGYDPTNKELAMQTLMKNNGLVTGLIYQNLEQPSYQEQLSGFSEVPLSQVDLSIEEEEFNKLVAEFM; this is encoded by the coding sequence TTGGCTACATTTAAAGATTTTCGTAATAATGTAAAACCGAATTGGTGTCCAGGTTGTGGTGACTTTTCTGTTCAAGCAGCGATTCAACGAGCGGCTGCTAATGTAGGGTTAACTCCTGATGAACTTGCTGTAGTCTCTGGAATAGGCTGTTCAGGTCGTATTTCAGGATACATTAATTCATACGGCTTTCATGGGATCCACGGTCGTTCATTGCCGATTGCACAAGGTGTTAAGATGGCTAACAAAGATCTTACCGTGATTGCATCAGGTGGAGATGGTGATGGGTTTGCAATTGGAATGGGGCATACCATTCATGCGATACGTCGAAACCTAGACATAACATATATAGTAATGGATAACCAAATTTATGGCTTAACAAAGGGGCAAACTTCTCCAAGAAGTGATGCTGGTTTTGTAACAAAAAGTACACCTCAAGGATCCATAGAGTCTGCTTTGTCTGTAATGGAAATGGCTTTGACAGCCGGTGCAACTTTTGTAGCCCAGAGCTTTTCAACAGACCTAAAAGATTTAACAGCGTTAATTGAGGCAGGGATCAATCATAAAGGATTTTCCCTCATTAACGTGTTTAGTCCATGTGTAACATATAATAAAGTGAACACATATGATTGGTTTAAAGAAAACTTAACAAAGCTTGCAAATGTAGAAGGATATGATCCAACTAATAAAGAACTTGCGATGCAAACATTAATGAAAAATAATGGCTTGGTCACCGGCTTAATCTATCAAAATCTTGAACAACCATCATATCAGGAACAATTATCAGGTTTTAGTGAAGTTCCATTATCTCAAGTAGATTTAAGTATAGAAGAAGAAGAGTTTAATAAATTGGTTGCTGAATTTATGTAA
- a CDS encoding CPBP family intramembrane glutamic endopeptidase, with amino-acid sequence MNAQKAKIKPMGLGRSVIFFGIPGLILYSFIYYGVPYMNSINVPLIVSFPLALYGFLGMLFFASLIGYKLEGNPNTLEGLKKRFRLQRMNWKMWLMALGTFILISLLEGLLSFTSIILASISIFSPPSILPTFIDPFIELTFPFKEFMGTPLFGNWWIICLWFICLLCNILGEEFWWRGYILPRQELVFGDKAWIVNGFLWLFLFHAFLKWNYIVLMPTCFIIPYLAQKKKSTWLAVVIHGIGNAMFFIFIIPGVFSV; translated from the coding sequence ATGAATGCTCAAAAAGCTAAAATAAAGCCTATGGGGTTAGGGAGATCAGTTATATTTTTCGGTATACCTGGTCTTATCTTATACAGTTTCATTTATTACGGAGTTCCATATATGAATTCAATCAATGTCCCTTTAATTGTTAGTTTCCCACTTGCCCTTTATGGTTTTTTAGGAATGTTGTTTTTCGCCTCTTTAATCGGATATAAATTAGAAGGGAATCCAAACACATTAGAAGGACTGAAGAAACGCTTCCGTCTTCAAAGAATGAACTGGAAAATGTGGCTAATGGCATTGGGCACGTTTATTCTTATCTCTTTACTGGAGGGTCTTTTATCATTCACAAGCATCATTTTAGCCTCTATTTCTATCTTTTCACCACCTTCTATTTTACCTACCTTTATCGACCCGTTTATTGAGTTAACGTTTCCTTTCAAAGAATTCATGGGTACACCTTTATTTGGAAACTGGTGGATTATATGTCTATGGTTTATTTGCTTACTATGTAATATACTTGGTGAAGAGTTTTGGTGGCGGGGATATATTTTACCTAGACAAGAATTAGTGTTTGGGGATAAGGCTTGGATCGTAAACGGATTTTTATGGCTCTTTTTATTTCATGCATTCTTGAAATGGAATTATATTGTTCTAATGCCAACTTGCTTTATTATTCCCTACCTTGCTCAAAAAAAGAAAAGTACCTGGTTAGCAGTTGTTATTCATGGAATAGGGAATGCTATGTTTTTTATATTTATCATACCGGGAGTTTTTTCTGTTTAG
- a CDS encoding 2-oxoacid:acceptor oxidoreductase subunit alpha, whose product MVNQLSWKVGGQQGEGIESTGEVFSIALNRLGYYLYGYRHFSSRIKGGHTNNKIRVSTTQVRSISDDLDILVAFDQETIDVNVHELKESGIVLADAKFNPTIPEGENVTLYSVPFTEIATELGTSLMKNMVAIGASSAILNINTEQFHDVVQDTYGKKGEKIVEKNMQAIEKGAEYLKKELGFNRQDMFLEKADGKKRMFMIGNDAIALGALAGGSRFMAAYPITPASEIMEYLIKKLPKFGGAVIQTEDEIAACTMAIGANYAGARTFTASAGPGLSLMMEAIGLSGMTEQPLVIIDTQRGGPSTGLPTKQEQSDLMAMIYGTHGEIPKVVMAPSTVEEAFYDTIEAFNIAEEYQVPVILLTDLQLSLGKQTVDPLHYNKIEIRRGKLLSEELPERENKEYFKRFEVTEDGISPRVIPGMKHGIHHVTGVEHDEAGKPSESAVNRVAQMDKRLRKLNHLNFPNPIHKNIQHESPDVLLVGFISTRGTIEEAMERLELDGVKVNHAQIRLIHPFPTEELLPLVEAAKKVIVVENNATGQLASLLKMNVGNAQKISSLLKYDGNPFLPQEIYTRSKELI is encoded by the coding sequence ATGGTAAATCAACTTTCTTGGAAAGTTGGGGGACAGCAAGGGGAAGGTATTGAAAGTACTGGTGAAGTTTTCTCTATTGCATTGAACCGACTTGGTTATTATTTATATGGGTATCGTCATTTCTCGTCCCGTATTAAGGGTGGACATACAAATAATAAAATACGTGTTAGTACAACGCAGGTTCGCTCTATTTCTGACGATTTAGATATATTAGTAGCATTTGATCAAGAAACAATTGATGTCAATGTTCATGAGTTAAAAGAGAGTGGGATTGTGTTAGCCGACGCTAAATTCAATCCAACCATTCCAGAGGGAGAAAACGTAACACTTTATTCTGTTCCGTTTACAGAGATTGCAACCGAATTAGGAACTTCTCTTATGAAAAATATGGTGGCAATTGGTGCTTCAAGTGCTATCTTAAATATTAATACGGAACAGTTTCATGATGTCGTTCAAGATACCTATGGGAAAAAAGGCGAAAAAATTGTTGAGAAAAATATGCAGGCAATTGAAAAAGGTGCTGAATACTTAAAGAAAGAGCTTGGCTTTAATCGCCAAGATATGTTCCTTGAAAAAGCAGATGGAAAAAAACGAATGTTTATGATTGGAAATGATGCAATTGCATTGGGAGCACTTGCTGGGGGGTCACGATTTATGGCAGCATATCCCATTACACCTGCTTCTGAAATTATGGAATATCTTATTAAAAAACTACCGAAATTTGGTGGGGCTGTTATCCAAACGGAAGATGAAATTGCTGCATGTACAATGGCTATAGGCGCTAATTACGCTGGTGCCCGTACGTTTACAGCCTCTGCAGGGCCAGGGTTATCCTTAATGATGGAAGCAATAGGACTATCAGGAATGACCGAGCAACCTCTTGTAATTATAGATACACAACGTGGCGGTCCAAGTACAGGTTTACCTACAAAGCAAGAGCAATCTGATCTAATGGCGATGATCTATGGGACACACGGTGAGATTCCCAAAGTAGTTATGGCACCAAGTACTGTTGAAGAAGCTTTTTATGATACGATTGAAGCGTTTAACATTGCAGAAGAATACCAAGTCCCTGTCATTTTACTAACAGATCTCCAGCTATCATTAGGTAAGCAGACGGTTGATCCTCTTCATTACAATAAAATTGAGATTCGACGTGGTAAATTACTATCAGAAGAATTACCTGAACGTGAAAATAAAGAGTATTTTAAGCGTTTTGAAGTTACTGAGGATGGAATCTCACCTCGTGTAATTCCGGGTATGAAGCATGGAATTCATCATGTTACAGGTGTAGAGCATGATGAAGCAGGTAAGCCTTCCGAATCAGCAGTAAACCGTGTGGCACAGATGGATAAGCGTTTGAGAAAGCTGAATCATTTAAATTTTCCGAATCCTATTCATAAAAATATTCAGCATGAGTCCCCAGATGTCTTACTAGTAGGGTTTATATCAACTAGAGGAACGATTGAAGAGGCTATGGAAAGATTGGAATTAGATGGAGTAAAAGTAAATCATGCACAAATTCGTTTAATCCACCCTTTCCCAACTGAAGAATTACTTCCGTTAGTAGAGGCTGCTAAAAAGGTTATTGTCGTGGAAAATAATGCTACAGGTCAATTGGCTAGCTTGTTAAAAATGAATGTAGGGAATGCACAAAAGATTTCTTCACTATTAAAATATGATGGTAATCCATTCCTTCCTCAAGAAATTTATACGAGAAGTAAGGAGTTGATTTAA
- a CDS encoding zinc-dependent alcohol dehydrogenase, producing MKAVTYQGVNNVKVVDVPDAKLEKNDDIIVKITSTAICGSDLHLYQGNIPLPDGYIIGHEPMGIVEEVGPEVTKVKKGDRVVIPFNVSCGECVYCTHDLTSQCDHSNSNPHYDSGGYFGYSEKFGDHPGGQAEYLKVPFGNFTPFIIPDSCELEDESLLFLSDVLPTAYWSVENAGVKKDDTVIVLGSGPVGLMAQKFAWMKGAKRVIAVDHETYRLQHAKKNNKVEIFDFTEYPDMGEHLKEITSGGADVVIDCVGMDGKKSPLEYIEQKLKLQGGTLGPIQIATKAVRKCGTVQLTGVYGANYNMFPLGAFFSRNVSLKMGQAPVIPIMPKIFEMINEKKIDPQEIITHKAPLSDASEMYKIFNGHEDECIKVILKP from the coding sequence ATGAAAGCTGTTACTTATCAAGGGGTTAATAATGTGAAGGTAGTGGATGTTCCTGACGCTAAGTTAGAAAAAAATGATGATATTATCGTTAAAATTACATCAACGGCAATATGTGGATCAGACCTCCATTTATATCAAGGAAATATCCCTTTACCAGATGGATACATTATTGGCCATGAACCAATGGGGATTGTAGAAGAAGTAGGTCCTGAAGTGACTAAGGTGAAAAAAGGAGACCGTGTAGTAATTCCATTTAATGTCTCATGTGGAGAATGTGTTTATTGTACTCATGACTTAACAAGTCAATGTGATCATTCCAATTCTAATCCACATTATGATTCAGGGGGATATTTTGGTTATAGCGAGAAATTTGGCGATCATCCAGGTGGACAAGCTGAATATTTGAAAGTACCTTTTGGGAATTTTACTCCTTTTATCATTCCTGATTCTTGTGAACTTGAAGATGAGTCCTTATTATTTTTATCAGATGTCCTGCCTACTGCTTATTGGAGTGTGGAGAACGCTGGAGTAAAGAAGGATGATACTGTCATTGTTTTAGGTTCTGGACCTGTTGGATTGATGGCGCAAAAGTTTGCATGGATGAAAGGAGCAAAGCGTGTCATAGCTGTTGATCACGAGACTTACAGGCTTCAACACGCTAAGAAGAATAATAAGGTGGAAATCTTTGATTTTACAGAGTATCCTGACATGGGAGAGCACCTAAAAGAAATAACATCTGGTGGTGCGGATGTTGTGATTGATTGTGTGGGAATGGATGGTAAAAAATCACCTCTTGAATACATCGAACAAAAGCTGAAATTACAGGGGGGAACTCTAGGACCTATACAAATTGCAACGAAAGCTGTCCGAAAATGTGGAACTGTTCAACTAACAGGTGTATATGGTGCAAACTATAATATGTTCCCACTAGGTGCATTCTTCTCAAGAAATGTTTCATTGAAGATGGGACAAGCTCCTGTTATTCCAATAATGCCTAAAATATTTGAAATGATAAACGAAAAGAAGATTGACCCACAGGAAATCATTACACATAAAGCACCTTTAAGTGATGCATCAGAAATGTACAAAATTTTTAATGGGCATGAAGATGAATGTATTAAAGTAATACTAAAACCGTAA
- a CDS encoding dipeptidase yields the protein MKIFDVHCDMLYKLWRDPSIDPYEHTSLHVSLKKLKNGNGNIQCFAIFVPEDVPFNQRMDVALKQVSIFYEKVIKRSSDIRLLKTKDDIEALGNDEIGAILTLEGCDAIGDQLENLHILYRLGVRSVGLTWNYANLVADGAQEKRNGGITNFGREVIGCLNNYKLWTDVSHASERSFWEALEIANHPIASHSNAYSLCPHVRNLKDEQIVALFKKQGMIGITFVPFFTSLNEHPKVGDVLNHIDHLCSLGGEHQIGFGSDFDGIDITIEGLDDFTYYENLHNELLKHYTVSQVEGFTYLNFIRHVSF from the coding sequence TTGAAAATTTTTGATGTGCACTGTGATATGCTTTATAAACTATGGAGAGATCCTTCCATTGATCCTTATGAACATACTAGTCTTCACGTATCACTAAAAAAATTAAAAAATGGTAACGGAAACATTCAATGCTTTGCCATCTTTGTACCGGAAGATGTTCCCTTTAATCAGAGAATGGATGTTGCTCTTAAACAAGTGTCCATTTTCTATGAAAAAGTAATAAAAAGAAGCTCAGATATCAGGTTGCTAAAAACGAAAGATGACATTGAGGCTTTAGGAAATGATGAAATTGGAGCGATTTTAACACTAGAGGGTTGTGATGCTATAGGAGATCAACTGGAGAATTTGCACATACTTTACAGGTTAGGTGTTCGTTCAGTAGGTTTAACGTGGAATTATGCCAATTTAGTTGCAGATGGTGCGCAAGAAAAAAGGAATGGTGGGATAACTAATTTTGGAAGAGAGGTAATTGGCTGCTTAAATAATTACAAACTATGGACTGATGTATCACATGCAAGTGAGAGAAGCTTTTGGGAAGCACTTGAGATAGCAAATCATCCTATTGCATCCCATTCAAATGCCTATTCACTTTGCCCTCATGTAAGGAATTTAAAGGATGAACAAATTGTCGCTCTATTTAAAAAACAAGGCATGATAGGAATAACATTTGTCCCCTTTTTTACCAGTCTAAATGAACATCCTAAAGTAGGAGATGTTTTAAACCATATTGATCATTTATGTTCGTTAGGTGGAGAACATCAAATAGGGTTCGGTTCAGATTTCGATGGTATTGATATCACGATTGAAGGATTGGACGATTTCACATATTATGAGAATCTACATAATGAACTGCTTAAACATTATACTGTATCTCAAGTGGAGGGGTTTACATATCTTAATTTTATACGGCATGTGTCTTTTTAA
- the tdh gene encoding L-threonine 3-dehydrogenase has protein sequence MSGNRKMKAVVKHRRGFGAELQSVDVPTISDNEVLIKVKATSICGTDVHIYKWDEWSESRVKPPYIFGHEFSGEVVEIGAKVSNVEVGDSVSAETHLVCGSCPQCLTGKAHICQNTKIIGVDTHGCFAEYVALPAGNLWKNPKDMPYDVASIQEPMGNAVHTVLAGDVAGKTVAIIGCGPIGIMAVGVAKAAGAARVLAFDLNEYRLDLAKKMGATTIINSKEEDPLEVVEVLTGGNGVDVVCEMSGHPIALNQGFKMVTNGGRMSILSLPVRPVEIDITNDIVFKGITVQGITGRKMFETWQQVSALIHSGQVDVSPIITHHLPLEEFEKGFELMIEGNCGKVVLHP, from the coding sequence ATGAGTGGAAATAGAAAAATGAAAGCGGTTGTAAAGCACCGAAGAGGCTTCGGTGCAGAGCTTCAGTCAGTCGATGTACCAACAATCAGTGATAATGAAGTTTTGATTAAAGTGAAAGCGACTTCAATTTGTGGTACGGATGTTCATATCTATAAATGGGATGAATGGTCAGAAAGTAGAGTAAAGCCTCCATATATTTTTGGTCATGAATTTTCAGGTGAAGTAGTAGAAATAGGTGCTAAAGTATCGAATGTGGAGGTCGGTGATTCAGTTTCAGCTGAAACTCATTTAGTCTGTGGAAGCTGTCCCCAGTGTTTAACAGGGAAAGCCCATATTTGTCAAAATACTAAAATTATCGGTGTAGATACTCACGGATGTTTTGCCGAATATGTTGCATTACCTGCAGGGAATCTATGGAAAAATCCAAAAGATATGCCATATGATGTTGCATCTATTCAAGAGCCTATGGGAAATGCTGTTCACACAGTCTTAGCAGGTGATGTTGCTGGGAAAACCGTAGCCATTATTGGATGTGGACCAATTGGTATTATGGCAGTAGGTGTGGCTAAGGCTGCTGGCGCAGCTCGAGTACTAGCATTTGACTTAAATGAATATAGACTTGATTTAGCGAAGAAAATGGGGGCTACCACTATTATTAACTCAAAGGAAGAAGATCCTTTAGAAGTAGTGGAAGTATTAACAGGTGGAAATGGTGTGGATGTCGTTTGTGAAATGTCTGGCCATCCCATTGCCTTGAACCAAGGGTTTAAAATGGTAACGAATGGTGGACGAATGTCTATTTTAAGCTTACCTGTGAGACCTGTTGAGATTGATATAACAAACGATATTGTTTTCAAAGGAATTACTGTCCAAGGTATAACTGGAAGGAAGATGTTTGAAACGTGGCAACAAGTTTCTGCCTTAATTCATTCTGGTCAGGTTGATGTATCGCCAATCATCACCCATCATCTTCCATTAGAGGAGTTTGAGAAAGGCTTTGAGCTAATGATTGAAGGAAATTGTGGTAAGGTTGTTTTACATCCATAA
- the spoVS gene encoding stage V sporulation protein SpoVS, translating to MEILKVSAKSNPNSVAGALAGVLRERGAAEIQAIGAGALNQAVKAVAIARGFVAPSGVDLICIPAFTDILIDGEERTAIKLIVEPR from the coding sequence ATGGAAATCTTAAAAGTTTCAGCAAAATCAAATCCTAATTCCGTTGCTGGTGCATTAGCAGGTGTTTTAAGAGAAAGAGGAGCCGCTGAAATCCAAGCTATTGGAGCAGGGGCCTTAAATCAAGCAGTAAAAGCAGTAGCGATAGCAAGAGGATTTGTAGCACCTAGTGGTGTTGATCTGATTTGCATACCAGCATTTACAGATATCTTAATCGATGGTGAAGAAAGAACCGCAATAAAATTAATCGTAGAACCTAGATAA